From one Rhopalosiphum padi isolate XX-2018 chromosome 2, ASM2088224v1, whole genome shotgun sequence genomic stretch:
- the LOC132922671 gene encoding uncharacterized protein LOC132922671, with product MPKVKTSKSNRLTKYVNEFGKEFFSTDGEILFCKICEIKVASEKKFTVVQHISRDKHVQGLRRRELKSDQQVSTMQFINENQLSPFSYDLTNAFLSANIPLNKLENPILKGFLEKYTNKSIPDRSSIRKNYVSKCYNNTMNKIIQYAADKKIWVSLDETTDAEGRFVANFIVGTLEVGCPGKTFLLNCEVLEKANHSTVAKMFNNSLSLLWPGGIQYDNVLLFVSDAAPYMVKAGKSIQSFYSKMIHVTCIAHALHRVAEEIRGNFSKVDKLVSNGKKIFLKAPSRVEKFREIAKGIPLPPQPVITRWGTWLNASIYYCEHFESIKEVVNALDSEDAISIKKVQTVIKSSSLHRNLIYIKAHFGTLPESITKLETRGQTLSESLRVLEDIRVLINEAPNEIGTAINKKMENVLNKNKGLKILQNISKIINGEKPDENNIPEDITTDDISHFKYAPVSSVEVERSFSTYKSILSDQRRSFLFENIRQHIIIQCNSDFVQNE from the exons ATGCCGAAAGTAAAAACGTCGAAATCAAATCGATTAACGAAATATGTAAATGAATTCGgtaaagaatttttttctacagacggtgaaatattattttgcaaaatatgtgaaataaaagtggcttctgaaaaaaaatttaccgttGTACAACACATTTCCCGAGATAAACACGTTCAAGGATTACGTCGCCGAGAACTTAAATCGGACCAACAGGTATCCACAatgcaatttataaatgaaaatcagCTATCTCCGTTTTCTTATGATTTGACTAATGCCTTTCTTTCGGCCAATATACCACTTAATAAACTTGAAAATCCAATATTAAAAGGTTTTTTAGAGAAGTATACCAATAAATCAATTCCTGATAGATCgtcaattagaaaaaattatgtaagtaaatgttacaataataccatgaataaaataattcaatatgcagcagataaaaaaatttgggTTTCTTTGGACGAAACAACCGACGCAGAAGGACGTTTTGTTGCAAACTTCATCGTAGGTACGTTAGAAGTCGGTTGTCCTGGaaaaacatttcttttaaaCTGTGAGGTATTGGAAAAAGCGAACCATTCTACTGTtgctaaaatgttcaataattctCTATCTTTATTGTGGCCTGGAGGTATTCAATATGACAACGTATTACTATTTGTAAGTGATGCAGCACCTTACATGGTGAAAGCTGGAAAGTCAATCCagtcattttattcaaaaatgataCATGTGACTTGTATTGCACATGCCCTGCATCGAGTCGCTGAAGAAATAAGAGGGAATTTTTCGAAAGTAGATAAATTAGTTTCAaatgggaaaaaaatatttttgaaagcaCCTTCCCGCGTAGAGAAATTTAGAGAAATAGCAAAAGGTATACCTTTACCGCCGCAACCAGTTATAACTCGTTGGGGAACGTGGTTAAACGCTTCAATTTATTACTGCGAACATTTTGAATCTATCAAAGAAGTTGTCAATGCACTTGACAGTGAAGACgctatttctattaaaaaagtgCAAACAGTAATTAAAAGTTCTAGCTTACAcaggaatttaatttatataaaagcgCATTTCGGTACATTGCCTGAATCGATTACTAAATTAGAAACTCGTGGACAGACTTTATCAGAATCTTTAAGAGTATTAGAAGATATAAGAGTTTTAATAAATGAAGCACCAAATGAAATTGGTactgcaataaataaaaaaatggaaaatgttttgaataaaaataaagggttgaaaatactacaaaatatttcaaaaattataaatggtgAAAAACCAGATGAAAACAACATACCGGAAGATATAACGACGGACGATATTTCACACTTTAAATATGCTCCAGTATCATCAGTCGAAGTCGAAAGAAGTTTTTCTACTTACAAAAGTATATTGTCCGACCAACGacgatcatttttatttgaaaatataagacAGCATATCATTATTCAGTGCAATAGCGATTTTGTTCAG aatgaatGA